The following are encoded in a window of Clostridium thermarum genomic DNA:
- a CDS encoding cell wall hydrolase: MNKKLIIGFSFVLLLEFWGHTNTEAVVCRTNVDSVLKASKDDATQVFNYKNKKILISDDDIYLMAQVVFAESNAEPYQGKVAVASVILNRLLHPEFPNTVEDVIKQKGAFSCVKNGKLSVTPTEECFDAVYEALKGKDPTGAAVFFYNPRIATSKWMINVKKSNVKPIGNHIFFVVK, translated from the coding sequence ATGAATAAAAAATTAATAATAGGCTTTAGTTTTGTTTTGCTATTAGAATTTTGGGGGCATACAAATACCGAGGCAGTTGTGTGTCGCACAAATGTAGATTCTGTCCTTAAGGCCAGCAAGGATGATGCCACTCAAGTATTTAACTATAAGAACAAAAAAATACTAATAAGCGATGATGACATTTATCTCATGGCTCAAGTAGTTTTCGCAGAAAGCAATGCAGAACCATATCAAGGAAAAGTTGCTGTGGCTTCTGTAATACTAAACAGACTGCTTCATCCTGAGTTTCCGAATACTGTAGAAGATGTAATAAAACAAAAGGGGGCTTTTTCCTGTGTTAAAAACGGGAAATTATCAGTAACTCCCACAGAGGAATGCTTTGATGCTGTATACGAAGCACTTAAGGGGAAAGACCCTACCGGTGCAGCTGTTTTCTTTTATAATCCCCGAATTGCTACTTCTAAGTGGATGATAAATGTCAAAAAGAGTAATGTAAAGCCTATTGGAAACCATATTTTCTTCGTAGTAAAGTAA
- the trxA gene encoding thioredoxin, which translates to MRQIGDSTFIEEVENYQGVAVIDFWAAWCGPCKMLAPIFEELNNELGDKIKFAKVNVDENPTVTNKYRIASIPTILIFKNGTVAETLIGFRPKQELKTLLEKYV; encoded by the coding sequence ATGAGACAAATTGGAGACAGCACTTTTATAGAAGAAGTTGAAAATTATCAAGGAGTGGCAGTAATAGACTTTTGGGCAGCCTGGTGCGGACCCTGCAAAATGCTTGCACCAATTTTCGAAGAACTTAACAATGAGTTAGGCGATAAAATTAAATTTGCAAAAGTTAATGTTGATGAGAATCCAACAGTAACAAATAAATACAGAATAGCAAGCATACCAACTATACTTATATTTAAAAATGGGACTGTGGCAGAAACTCTTATTGGTTTCAGACCAAAGCAGGAACTAAAAACCCTACTTGAAAAATATGTTTAA
- a CDS encoding NAD(P)/FAD-dependent oxidoreductase, translating to MGKRYDVAIVGSGPAGLSAAVNAKIRNKEIILFGYSDLSNKLIKAPKINNYLGFPNITGQELKENFQRHMEAMDIEITTERINSIYAMGDYFVLMANEKMYEAKAVILATGMEYTKPLKGEAEFLGRGVGYCATCDAPLYKGKVVTVIGYNKEAEEEANYVSELAQKLYYIPVYNGDYKLSDKIEVIKDKPVEVKGENIVTVLELANGTLKTDGVFILKDSISPGQLVPGLEMEEGHIKVDRNMKTNLKGCFAAGDCIGKPYQYIKAAGEGLIAALSAVSYVDSMR from the coding sequence TTGGGAAAAAGATATGATGTAGCTATAGTAGGAAGTGGGCCTGCAGGATTATCTGCGGCCGTTAATGCTAAAATCAGAAATAAAGAAATTATCCTTTTCGGTTACAGTGACTTAAGCAATAAGCTTATAAAGGCACCAAAGATAAATAATTACTTAGGATTTCCTAATATCACCGGCCAAGAGTTGAAGGAGAACTTCCAAAGGCATATGGAGGCCATGGATATTGAAATAACTACTGAAAGAATTAATTCCATCTATGCCATGGGAGACTACTTTGTACTGATGGCTAATGAAAAAATGTATGAAGCTAAGGCTGTAATACTGGCTACAGGAATGGAGTACACAAAGCCATTGAAAGGTGAAGCAGAATTTCTCGGTAGAGGAGTTGGTTACTGTGCTACTTGTGATGCTCCTCTATACAAGGGTAAGGTGGTAACGGTAATAGGCTATAATAAGGAAGCTGAAGAAGAGGCCAATTATGTCAGTGAGTTAGCACAAAAACTCTACTATATACCCGTGTATAACGGAGATTATAAATTAAGCGATAAAATTGAAGTGATAAAGGATAAGCCTGTAGAAGTAAAGGGTGAAAATATAGTTACAGTATTGGAATTGGCCAACGGCACATTGAAGACAGATGGGGTGTTTATTTTAAAAGACAGCATATCACCGGGGCAGTTGGTTCCTGGTCTTGAAATGGAAGAGGGACATATTAAGGTGGACAGAAATATGAAGACTAACTTAAAGGGATGCTTTGCTGCAGGTGATTGTATAGGTAAGCCCTATCAATATATAAAAGCAGCAGGAGAAGGGCTCATAGCAGCACTCAGTGCTGTTTCGTATGTTGATTCCATGAGATAG